The Lacerta agilis isolate rLacAgi1 chromosome 5, rLacAgi1.pri, whole genome shotgun sequence genome has a segment encoding these proteins:
- the ITPRIP gene encoding inositol 1,4,5-trisphosphate receptor-interacting protein isoform X1, whose translation MKAKQFNHSITEARKVFAMPAGIFRVCLVVITAIINHPLLFPKENVTVLENTQEVIQKMKEREENLRLEQLKLEQEIAMQETLTKPSVKAAETEEQYNHNPLSWNFWTALSMVVFLLIEFWRQDYKEGTWQNYANEEDEISVLGKALKGVVLPDNATLANFYEKCLQIVTSDIARNRELVEGFADDLLEALRSVCNRDADMEVEESIGVGSMYENWRAHKPLACDFIVPFTPPEPYCFQLESWCLEETVSPDKQGYGMIKILRADENSTGCICDKTKLGEDLLCLLHSKMNQARQNQHMEDLLCYKDTRYLDSDQVMTWFQLALTKAWNKISHKYEFNLTFNLLDAPGALKIKFRSGKTITFNLTPVVQYADSDVYFISHFPCGSLAEGPSSSIHWLLTFAVYEKRYIQFISKTLPANSCHLSCLQILSFLHGKQCSLTGASSLTNYHLKTVMLHLLQTLPCAGWASTQLQARLQDMLKFLEKSLQEKRLYHFFVGNRNMPEELGIPIEFQKAEPLNLFRLFVLQRGAYRKTMDTFHEMLKNTAALINEYAMHVPNGRVTSLHKEHL comes from the exons ATGAAAGCGAAGCAGTTTAATCACTCGATAACAGAAGCCAG GAAAGTTTTTGCCATGCCAGCAGGAATCTTCCGGGTGTGCCTGGTGGTTATCACGGCTATCATCAAccaccccctcctcttcccaAAGGAAAATGTCACTGTTCTTGAAAACACACAGGAAGTCATCCAGAAGATGAAAGAGCGGGAGGAGAACCTGAGACTGGAGCAGCTTAAACTGGAGCAGGAGATTGCCATGCAGGAGACCTTAACAAAGCCTTCAGTGAAGGCTGCAGAGACAGAGGAGCAATACAATCACAATCCCCTCTCTTGGAATTTCTGGACTGCTTTGTCCATGGTGGTTTTCCTTCTGATTGAGTTCTGGCGGCAGGACTACAAGGAAGGGACTTGGCAGAATTATGCCAATGAGGAGGATGAAATTAGTGTCCTTGGGAAAGCGCTCAAGGGAGTCGTCCTGCCAGACAATGCCACATTGGCCAACTTCTATGAAAAATGCCTCCAGATTGTGACCAGTGATATCGCCAGAAACCGAGAGCTTGTGGAAGGCTTTGCAGATGACTTGCTGGAagccctgagaagtgtgtgtAACCGAGATGCAGACATGGAAGTGGAAGAATCCATAGGAGTCGGGAGCATGTATGAGAACTGGAGAGCTCACAAGCCCTTAGCTTGTGACTTCATTGTCCCTTTTACCCCTCCGGAGCCATATTGTTTCCAGTTAGAAAGCTGGTGTTTGGAAGAAACCGTCTCCCCAGACAAACAAGGTTATGGGATGATAAAGATCTTGCGGGCGGATGAGAACTCAACAGGATGTATCTGTGACAAGACAAAGCTCGGGGAAGACCTGCTGtgtcttcttcacagcaaaatgAACCAAGCTAGGCAGAACCAACATATGGAGGACCTCCTTTGTTACAAGGACACTCGATACCTTGATTCTGACCAGGTTATGACGTGGTTCCAGCTTGCTCTTACTAAGGCATGGAACAAAATTTCACACAAGTACGAGTTCAACCTCACTTTCAATCTCCTGGATGCGCCTGGGGCTCTAAAAATCAAGTTTCGATCTGGAAAGACCATTACTTTCAACCTCACCCCGGTGGTACAATATGCTGATTCTGATGTATATTTCATCTCCCATTTCCCATGCGGTAGCCTGGCAGAGGGCCCCTCTTCCAGCATTCACTGGCTTCTCACATTTGCAGTATATGAGAAGAGATACATCCAGTTTATTTCCAAAACTCTGCCTGCCAACTCCTGCCACCTCAGCTGCCTCCAGATTCTGTCCTTCCTTCATGGAAAGCAGTGCAGTCTAACAGGAGCAAGCAGCCTTACAAACTACCACTTGAAAACAGTGATGCTACATTTACTACAGACGCTTCCTTGTGCAGGCTGGGCTTCTACACAGCTGCAAGCCAGACTGCAAGACATGCTCaaatttttagagaaaagctTGCAGGAAAAGAGGCTTTACCACTTTTTTGTTGGGAACAGGAACATGCCAGAGGAACTGGGTATCCCCATAGAGTTCCAAAAGGCAGAACCTCTGAACCTTTTCCGCCTCTTTGTATTGCAACGAGGCGCTTACAGAAAGACTATGGACACGTTTCATGAGATGCTAAAGAACACAGCAGCTTTAATAAATGAATATGCCATGCATGTTCCCAATGGACGAGTGACCTCACTGCATAAAGAACACCTGTAG
- the ITPRIP gene encoding inositol 1,4,5-trisphosphate receptor-interacting protein isoform X2 — MPAGIFRVCLVVITAIINHPLLFPKENVTVLENTQEVIQKMKEREENLRLEQLKLEQEIAMQETLTKPSVKAAETEEQYNHNPLSWNFWTALSMVVFLLIEFWRQDYKEGTWQNYANEEDEISVLGKALKGVVLPDNATLANFYEKCLQIVTSDIARNRELVEGFADDLLEALRSVCNRDADMEVEESIGVGSMYENWRAHKPLACDFIVPFTPPEPYCFQLESWCLEETVSPDKQGYGMIKILRADENSTGCICDKTKLGEDLLCLLHSKMNQARQNQHMEDLLCYKDTRYLDSDQVMTWFQLALTKAWNKISHKYEFNLTFNLLDAPGALKIKFRSGKTITFNLTPVVQYADSDVYFISHFPCGSLAEGPSSSIHWLLTFAVYEKRYIQFISKTLPANSCHLSCLQILSFLHGKQCSLTGASSLTNYHLKTVMLHLLQTLPCAGWASTQLQARLQDMLKFLEKSLQEKRLYHFFVGNRNMPEELGIPIEFQKAEPLNLFRLFVLQRGAYRKTMDTFHEMLKNTAALINEYAMHVPNGRVTSLHKEHL; from the coding sequence ATGCCAGCAGGAATCTTCCGGGTGTGCCTGGTGGTTATCACGGCTATCATCAAccaccccctcctcttcccaAAGGAAAATGTCACTGTTCTTGAAAACACACAGGAAGTCATCCAGAAGATGAAAGAGCGGGAGGAGAACCTGAGACTGGAGCAGCTTAAACTGGAGCAGGAGATTGCCATGCAGGAGACCTTAACAAAGCCTTCAGTGAAGGCTGCAGAGACAGAGGAGCAATACAATCACAATCCCCTCTCTTGGAATTTCTGGACTGCTTTGTCCATGGTGGTTTTCCTTCTGATTGAGTTCTGGCGGCAGGACTACAAGGAAGGGACTTGGCAGAATTATGCCAATGAGGAGGATGAAATTAGTGTCCTTGGGAAAGCGCTCAAGGGAGTCGTCCTGCCAGACAATGCCACATTGGCCAACTTCTATGAAAAATGCCTCCAGATTGTGACCAGTGATATCGCCAGAAACCGAGAGCTTGTGGAAGGCTTTGCAGATGACTTGCTGGAagccctgagaagtgtgtgtAACCGAGATGCAGACATGGAAGTGGAAGAATCCATAGGAGTCGGGAGCATGTATGAGAACTGGAGAGCTCACAAGCCCTTAGCTTGTGACTTCATTGTCCCTTTTACCCCTCCGGAGCCATATTGTTTCCAGTTAGAAAGCTGGTGTTTGGAAGAAACCGTCTCCCCAGACAAACAAGGTTATGGGATGATAAAGATCTTGCGGGCGGATGAGAACTCAACAGGATGTATCTGTGACAAGACAAAGCTCGGGGAAGACCTGCTGtgtcttcttcacagcaaaatgAACCAAGCTAGGCAGAACCAACATATGGAGGACCTCCTTTGTTACAAGGACACTCGATACCTTGATTCTGACCAGGTTATGACGTGGTTCCAGCTTGCTCTTACTAAGGCATGGAACAAAATTTCACACAAGTACGAGTTCAACCTCACTTTCAATCTCCTGGATGCGCCTGGGGCTCTAAAAATCAAGTTTCGATCTGGAAAGACCATTACTTTCAACCTCACCCCGGTGGTACAATATGCTGATTCTGATGTATATTTCATCTCCCATTTCCCATGCGGTAGCCTGGCAGAGGGCCCCTCTTCCAGCATTCACTGGCTTCTCACATTTGCAGTATATGAGAAGAGATACATCCAGTTTATTTCCAAAACTCTGCCTGCCAACTCCTGCCACCTCAGCTGCCTCCAGATTCTGTCCTTCCTTCATGGAAAGCAGTGCAGTCTAACAGGAGCAAGCAGCCTTACAAACTACCACTTGAAAACAGTGATGCTACATTTACTACAGACGCTTCCTTGTGCAGGCTGGGCTTCTACACAGCTGCAAGCCAGACTGCAAGACATGCTCaaatttttagagaaaagctTGCAGGAAAAGAGGCTTTACCACTTTTTTGTTGGGAACAGGAACATGCCAGAGGAACTGGGTATCCCCATAGAGTTCCAAAAGGCAGAACCTCTGAACCTTTTCCGCCTCTTTGTATTGCAACGAGGCGCTTACAGAAAGACTATGGACACGTTTCATGAGATGCTAAAGAACACAGCAGCTTTAATAAATGAATATGCCATGCATGTTCCCAATGGACGAGTGACCTCACTGCATAAAGAACACCTGTAG
- the GSTO1 gene encoding glutathione S-transferase omega-1, whose protein sequence is MWAETVGRLRGGCLSSVSNTCLLTTPRRMSGEFARSLGKGSSAPGPVPEGVIRLYSMRYCPFAQRTKLVLKAKGINHEIVNINLKNKPDWFFEKSPFGLVPVLETSKGQLIYESPITCEYLDEAYPEKKLYPADPYEKAYQKMLLEQFSKLTPLCHKYLLAVRSGDDASAVKNELRERLLKLEEILVNRKTKYFGGNTVSMIDYLIWPWFERMEPYQLYDCLDRTPELKHWVEAMRLDPAVKATITDPQTYKGFLELYLKNSHEACDYGL, encoded by the exons ATGTGGGCGGAGACAGTCGGCAGACTCCGGGGAGGTTGCCTTTCTTCGGTGTCCAACACTTGCCTGCTGACCACACCACGGAGAATGTCTGGGGAATTCGCTAGGAGCTTAGGAAAAG GAAGTTCTGCTCCAGGGCCTGTGCCGGAGGGAGTGATCCGTCTCTACAGTATGCGCTACTGCCCTTTTGCACAGAGAACAAAGCTAGTCCTCAAAGCCAAAGGAATCAA TCATGAAATTGTCAATATCAACTTGAAAAACAAGCCAGACTGGTTTTTTGAGAAAAGCCCATTTGGATTGGTACCTGTGCTAGAGACCAGCAAGGGCCAGTTGATCTACGAGTCTCCAATCACTTGTGAGTATTTGGATGAAGCGTATCCAGAGAAGAAGCTGTATCCTGCAGATCCTTATGAGAAAGCTTATCAGAAGATGCTCTTGGAACAGTTCTCCAAG CTAACTCCTCTGTGTCACAAGTATTTGCTGGCCGTCAGGAGTGGAGACGATGCCTCGGCGGTGAAGAATGAGCTCCGAGAAAGGCTTCTCAAACTTGAAGAG ATTCTAGTAAACCGCAAGACTAAGTATTTCGGTGGGAACACTGTTTCCATGATTGACTATCTGATCTGGCCTTGGTTTGAGCGTATGGAGCCCTACCAGTTATATGA CTGTTTGGACCGCACACCAGAGTTAAAACACTGGGTTGAAGCCATGAGGCTGGATCCGGCTGTCAAGGCTACAATAACCGACCCTCAGACGTACAAAGGCTTCCTGGAGCTCTATCTGAAGAACAGCCATGAGGCCTGTGACTACGGGCTCTGA